One genomic region from Aerosakkonema funiforme FACHB-1375 encodes:
- a CDS encoding PrsW family glutamic-type intramembrane protease has product MKSDISEAFLRQLPTESADEAERRYSLETADEIVLGRDLNCQIVLDSNIYGMVSRRHASVSHITKFAGAPPNWLVCDLKSANGTYVNGQRLEGCRICREGDRIVLGQNGPEFIFEVIKTTQTAASTPSSLRNAPSPQVESSPTIRPSQTESVSFTQLFPIFSTGRELTQKAYLLPGIITVGFVVLMFAAVGNPMVFNLVLASYLAGAAYYFVYQLCGKHKPWWMLLACALVTVLILLSPLLPLFIVIFRQILPGSLPTNFENLTFPILLIRMFFGAGLMEELLKALPVLGADLLGRRLPPAWRERIGVVEPLDGILLGTSSAVGFTLMETLGQYVPQIIRDATFQVGEGVGELVGLQLLIPRILGSVAGHMAYSGYLGYFIGLSSLKPRRRWQILSIGYLSAAVLHALWNATGIISPFVLALVGVLSYAFLTAAILKARALSPRRNAVLTPRRSKT; this is encoded by the coding sequence ATGAAAAGTGACATTTCTGAGGCATTTCTCCGGCAATTGCCGACTGAGAGTGCAGATGAAGCAGAACGTCGCTACTCGCTTGAGACTGCTGACGAAATTGTGCTTGGGCGAGATTTAAACTGTCAAATTGTGCTGGACTCCAACATATACGGAATGGTTTCCAGGCGTCATGCGTCAGTCAGCCACATAACCAAATTTGCAGGCGCTCCACCCAACTGGCTTGTTTGCGATCTCAAAAGTGCAAATGGCACCTATGTAAATGGCCAACGGCTAGAAGGATGTCGTATTTGTCGAGAAGGCGATCGGATCGTACTGGGGCAAAACGGCCCAGAATTCATCTTTGAAGTCATAAAAACTACCCAGACTGCTGCTAGCACTCCCTCCTCACTAAGAAACGCTCCCAGCCCACAAGTTGAATCTAGTCCTACCATAAGACCTTCTCAAACAGAGTCTGTTAGTTTTACTCAGCTGTTTCCCATTTTTTCAACCGGACGCGAACTGACTCAAAAAGCCTACTTGCTTCCAGGCATCATCACAGTGGGATTTGTAGTCTTGATGTTTGCTGCTGTAGGCAACCCTATGGTATTCAACTTGGTGCTGGCTTCATACTTGGCAGGAGCCGCTTATTACTTCGTTTATCAACTTTGTGGCAAGCATAAACCTTGGTGGATGCTATTAGCTTGTGCCTTGGTTACTGTATTAATTTTACTAAGTCCGCTACTCCCTTTATTTATAGTTATTTTTCGCCAAATTCTGCCAGGAAGTTTACCAACAAATTTCGAGAACTTAACTTTTCCGATTCTACTCATCCGAATGTTTTTCGGAGCCGGCTTGATGGAAGAGTTGCTCAAAGCCTTACCCGTGCTAGGCGCTGATTTGCTGGGACGCCGCTTACCACCTGCTTGGCGCGAAAGAATCGGAGTAGTAGAACCCCTTGATGGGATTTTGCTGGGAACATCTTCTGCTGTTGGCTTTACCCTAATGGAAACTTTAGGGCAGTACGTACCTCAGATTATCCGGGATGCGACATTTCAGGTGGGGGAAGGTGTAGGGGAGTTGGTGGGATTGCAACTGCTGATTCCTCGGATTTTAGGCTCTGTCGCCGGACATATGGCATACAGCGGCTATTTGGGCTATTTCATTGGGCTCAGTAGCCTGAAGCCTCGTCGGCGCTGGCAAATCCTTAGCATAGGCTACCTCAGCGCGGCAGTACTTCACGCTTTATGGAATGCAACTGGTATTATTAGTCCCTTTGTCTTGGCCTTGGTAGGTGTGCTGTCCTATGCTTTTTTGACAGCAGCTATTCTTAAGGCTAGGGCTTTGTCACCAAGGCGAAACGCTGTCCTCACGCCTCGTCGATCGAAAACATAG
- a CDS encoding CHAT domain-containing protein codes for MSPSESPCLNLSVARLVAAEAEHFAIWVLKAPLPGGYLHHDCIWPESLTQTWLAWQEMFSPLSLSSSQKLPAVQVALAPTMVVVSSPLGSTTSYGGRLMQQLGIQLWQWLFEGAIQSSLDRSQGIAIGQNQPLRLRLEIRDPDLITLPWEIMQPQAGKQAISLSQQLLFSRTTSDVAPLPPLKPEQALNILLVLGQQDAPRQPSSLGNLKLEQEALALAKILESSGNVSPNGTATLVPCLVDTLVMPTPEELTARLESNAYNVFFYAGHGEPAPDGGLLFLRPGVTMNGTELAQVLTRCQVTLAVFNACWGARSAEHNHQPIPRSSLAEVLLHHGVPAVLAMRDAIADEEAISFIKAFARALAERMPIDRAVAVARQQLLTLYKFNQPAWTLPVLYMHPEFDGELLQPLAESITELPENSLTWIGRERAAFVRPLGSTNKFWPIRGGLMRVGRRQQDNDLTICEKWVSQRHAEIICRGDPLDSNSPPTYFLRDFSRFGTLILGTGGWRKVHHQEAPLQSGSQLKFGSSHGQIWEFVIDG; via the coding sequence ATGTCGCCATCTGAGAGTCCTTGCCTCAACTTAAGCGTAGCTCGCCTGGTAGCTGCTGAGGCAGAGCATTTTGCCATATGGGTTTTAAAAGCCCCATTACCTGGTGGATACCTCCACCACGACTGCATTTGGCCGGAAAGCTTAACCCAAACCTGGCTTGCTTGGCAGGAGATGTTTTCCCCTCTCAGCTTGTCCAGTTCTCAAAAGCTTCCAGCAGTCCAAGTAGCTTTAGCTCCAACAATGGTAGTTGTGTCGTCTCCTTTAGGTTCCACAACTAGCTACGGCGGTCGTTTGATGCAGCAGCTAGGAATACAACTCTGGCAGTGGCTATTTGAAGGGGCGATCCAAAGCAGTCTCGATCGCAGTCAAGGAATTGCCATTGGACAAAATCAACCTTTACGGCTACGTCTGGAAATTCGCGACCCAGACTTAATAACTCTGCCTTGGGAAATTATGCAGCCCCAGGCCGGAAAACAGGCAATTTCTTTAAGTCAGCAATTGCTTTTCAGTCGCACCACCAGCGATGTTGCTCCTCTACCTCCCCTTAAACCAGAGCAAGCCTTAAACATACTGCTGGTTTTAGGTCAACAAGATGCCCCCAGGCAACCCTCATCTTTGGGAAACTTAAAACTCGAACAAGAGGCACTTGCTCTCGCTAAAATTCTTGAAAGTAGCGGCAACGTCAGTCCTAACGGTACTGCTACCCTGGTACCGTGCCTGGTAGATACTTTAGTTATGCCCACTCCAGAGGAACTAACTGCACGCCTGGAAAGCAACGCTTACAATGTTTTCTTTTATGCCGGTCACGGTGAACCTGCACCTGATGGAGGCTTGCTGTTTTTGCGGCCCGGTGTCACCATGAACGGTACAGAATTGGCACAAGTACTGACTCGTTGCCAGGTGACGCTGGCAGTTTTTAACGCTTGCTGGGGAGCTCGATCGGCAGAACACAATCATCAGCCTATTCCCCGTAGCAGTTTGGCAGAAGTGCTGCTGCATCACGGTGTACCAGCGGTTTTGGCAATGCGGGATGCTATTGCTGATGAGGAAGCAATTAGCTTTATCAAAGCTTTTGCTCGTGCTTTGGCGGAACGGATGCCGATCGATCGGGCGGTGGCCGTAGCTAGACAGCAGTTGCTGACCCTGTATAAGTTCAATCAACCAGCTTGGACTTTACCTGTTCTGTATATGCACCCGGAGTTTGATGGCGAACTGCTACAACCTCTGGCTGAAAGTATTACCGAATTACCGGAAAATTCTTTAACTTGGATCGGACGAGAACGAGCTGCTTTTGTGCGTCCTTTAGGATCGACAAATAAATTCTGGCCAATTCGTGGTGGATTGATGCGAGTAGGACGTCGCCAGCAGGATAACGATTTGACGATCTGCGAAAAGTGGGTTTCGCAAAGACACGCAGAAATTATTTGTCGCGGCGATCCTTTGGACAGTAACTCCCCACCGACATATTTCCTGCGAGATTTTTCTCGCTTCGGTACGCTGATTTTGGGAACTGGGGGTTGGCGAAAAGTTCATCACCAAGAAGCTCCCTTGCAATCTGGATCTCAGTTAAAGTTTGGTAGTTCCCACGGGCAGATTTGGGAATTTGTAATCGATGGTTGA